The Streptomyces laurentii region GCGGCGACGTGCGCGGCCTTCGCCTCGGCGAGCGCGAGCGCCAGCTCGGCCGGGGTCGGCGCGTGCACCTTGTCCTCGTCGAGACCGCTGACGATCACCTCCGGGGCGAGCCCGGCCTGCCGGAGCAGTCCGAGCCGGGCGGGAGAGGCGGAGGCGAGCACGACACGGCGGCGATCAGCAGTCATGGCAGAAGCCTAGCGATCGCGTCGCGCCTCGCCTGCTTCCCGGTACGGGGGGACGTCAGCGCGCGGCGACCACGAACATGGCCACCACGATCGTCACCGCGAGCAGCACGCCGGCCCGCCGCAGCGTCGCGACCATGTCGCGGAGTTCCTTGGGCGGCTCGTTCTCGGGGTCGGACCACAGCATGCGTCCGATCCTGGGACCGACCGGACCCGGCGCGCCTGAGTACGGGTACTCAGACGGGTCCTCATCTCCTCATCCGCCGCCCGGGCAGGACTCGTGGCGCTCCAGACGCGGGAACAGGGCTCTCCACTGCTCGGCGTCGACGCTCAGCGGATGTGTCGCGCACAGCCGACCGCCGAGCCGTCCGGCCCGGCGACCTCCAGGGTGACTTCCACGAGATCTCCGTCGCGCCGGAGCGGGCGGAGCGGGGTGAAGCGGGTGGTGTGAGTGGTGTGAGTGGTGCGCTTCGGGCGCTGGGCGGCAGGGCCGAGCGACCCCGGCGCCCGCGAGGGTATGCCTCCAACTCCCGTATCTCCAGGGACGTTTCAGCCGCACGTGCAACGGAAGCACCGGCGAATCGACGCGCGGACATGCCGGAAGGCCGGACCCGTCCGGGGTCCGGCCTCCTGCGGCACTGCGACTCTTCGGTTCTTCCCGTCCGTCAGGCGGGCCAGTAGGACCGCGCCCAGGCGCGCGGGCCCGGCCGGTGCCGGACGCCCTGGGCGATCCGCGCCGGGTCCGACCAGCCCTCGGGTCCCTTCGGGCCGCCGTCCGCGGCGGCAGCCGCCGCCGTGGCCGCGGCCCGGGCCTGGACCACCGCCAGTGCGGCGGCCAGCTCCTCGGGTGTCGGGTTGCCTCGTACCACCTTGATCATCGTGACGTCCCTCCCGGAGTCCTGGAGTGGGCTTACAGCGGGATGTTGCCGTGCTTCTTCGGGGGCAGGGATTCCCGCTTCGTGCGCAGTTGACGCAGCCCCTTCACGATCTGGACGCGGGTGTCGGACGGCAGGATCACGCCGTCGATGTACCCGCGCTCGGCCGCGACGTACGGGTTGAGCAGCGCGTCCTCGTACTCCTGGATCAGCCGGGTGCGCACCGCCTCGACGTCCTCGCCGTTCGCCTCCGCCTCCGCCAGCGTGCGCCGGTGCAGGATGTTGACCGCGCCCTGCGCGCCCATGACGGCGATCTGCGCGGTGGGCCAGGCCAGGTTGAGGTCGGCGCCCAGGTGCTTGGAGCCCATGACGTCGTACGCGCCGCCGAACGCCTTGCGCGTGATGACGGTGATCAGCGGGACGGTCGCCTCGGCGTACGCGTAGATCAGCTTCGCGCCGCGCCGGATGATGCCGCCGTACTCCTGGTCCACGCCCGGCAGGAAGCCGGGGACGTCGACGAAGGTGAGCACCGGGATGTTGAACGCGTCGCAGGTGCGCACGAACCGTGCGGCCTTCTCGCTCGCGTCGATGTCGAGGCAACCGGCGAACTGCATCGGCTGGTTGGCGACCACACCCACCGGGAAGCCCTCGACCCGGCCGAAGCCGGTGAGGATGTTCGGCGCGAACAGGGCCTGGGTCTCCAGGAATTCGCCGTCGTCGAGGACGTGCTCGATGACGGTGTGCATGTCGTACGGCTGGTTCGCGGAGTCCGGGATCAGCGTGTCCAGCTCGCGGTCCTCGTCCGTCGCCTCGGTCGGGGCGGTCTCGGGGAAGGCCGGCGGCTCGGAGAGGTTGTTCGACGGCAGGTACGACAGAAGGGATTTGACGTACTCGACGGCGTCCTTCTCGTCGCCCGCCATGTGGTGCGCCACACCGGAGGTGGTGTTGTGCGTCCGGGCGCCGCCCAGCTCCTCGAAGCCGACGTCCTCGCCGGTGACCGTCTTGATGACGTCGGGGCCGGTGATGAACATGTGCGAGGTCTGGTCGACCATCACCGTGAAGTCGGTGATCGCGGGGGAGTACACCGCGCCGCCCGCGCAGGGGCCGACGACCAGCGAGATCTGCGGGATGACGCCGGACGCGTGGGTGTTGCGGCGGAAGATCTCGCCGTACATGCCGAGCGCGCTGACGCCCTCCTGGATCCGGGCGCCGCCGGAGTCGTTGATGCCGATGACCGGGCAGCCGGTCTTCAGCGCGAAGTCCATCACCTTGATGATCTTCTGGCCGAAGACCTCGCCGAGGGCGCCGCCGAAGACGGTGAAGTCCTGCGAGAAGACCGCGACCGGACGGCCGTCGACCGTGCCGTAGCCGGTGACGACGCCGTCGCCGTACGGCTGGTTCTTCTCCAGGCCGAAGTTGGTGGAGCGGTGCCGGGCCAGCTCGTCCAGTTCGACGAAGGACCCCTCGTCGAGGAGCAGCGCGATGCGCTCGCGCGCCGTCAGCTTCCCCTTCGCGTGCTGCTTCTCCACCGCGCGCGCCGAGCCGGCGTGCGTGGCCTCGCCGGTCCGGCGCTGCAGGTCCGCGATCTTGCCCGCGGTCGTGTGAATGTCGATCTCGTGGTGCTCTGCCGGCTCGGACATCGGGATGCGGCTCCCTGCCTGGTCACGGGGGGTACGTGGACTGCTGGTTCGGATGACGGGGAAAGACGGGGGTGGAGCGGGGGTGAAACGGGGGTGGAGACGGGAAAAGCGTAAAAGGAGACGGGGAAACCTCGTGAAAAGCGGCGAAGTGACCTCGAATGGGCTACTGCTGGGCTACTGACCCGTAGCGTATCGGCGCCCTTACGGTTCGGCAGTGCGGCGTTTGCCACACCTACGCTGACTTGCATGACGACCTCCCACGACTCCGCCGGACGCTGGTCCGACCTGGACCGCCCCCCGCTCAACGCCACCGCCCTGCGCCGCGCGCTCGTGCTGCCCGACGGCGGCCTGTGGACCTCCCTCGACGTGGTCGAGTCCACCGGCTCCACCAACAGCGACCTCGTCGCGCGCGCCGGTGAACTCCCCGAGGGCGCGGTGCTCGTCGCCGAGGCGCAGACCTCCGCGCGCGGCCGGCTCGACCGGGGCTGGACCGCCCCGCCCCGCTCCGGGCTCTTCGTCTCCGTCCTGCTCAAGCCCGAGGTGCCGATGCACCGCTGGGGCTGGCTGCCGCTGCTCACCGGCGTGGCCGTGGCGACCGGGCTCGGCCGCGCGGCCGGCGTGGACCTCTCCCTCAAGTGGCCCAACGACGTGCTCGTACGGGTCGACGGCGAGGAACGCAAGACGGGCGGCATCCTCGCCGAGGGCGCGGGCGGGCACGGCGTGGTCGTCGGCCTCGGCCTCAACGTCAGCCTGCGCGCCGACGAGCTGCCGGTCCCCACCGCCGGTTCGCTGCTGCTCGGCAACGCCGTCTCCACCGACCGCGACACCCTGCTGCGGTCCGTGCTGCGGTCGCTGGAGCGCTGGTACGAGACGTGGCAGCGAAGCGACGGCGACCCGGCCGCCTCCGGGCTCCAGCGGGCGTACGCGGAGAAGTGCGCGACCCTCGGCCGCCGGGTGCGGGTGGAGCTGCCCGGCGAGCGGACGCTGGAGGGCGACGCGGTGGCGGTCGACGGGGACGGCCGGATCGTGGTGGAGACGGAGGGCGGCGGGACGGAGGCCGTGGCGGCGGGCGACATCGTGCACCTGCGGGCGGTGGGCTGAGACCCGGGGCCGGGCGGGGCCGGTACGAGGGCGGTACGGGAGCGGTACGGGCGCGGGCGTACGGGAGCGGTACGAGGGCGGTACGGGGACTTCGCGGGATCTGTACGGGCTTCGCGGAGGCGGTACGGGGCGGGTCCCGCGCGTACGGGCGCCGGGGCCGTGCCGGACGAGGGACGGGGCCCCGGGCCCGTACGGCCCACACCGGCTCCCCACCGGCCCCACCCCTCCCACCTGCCCCTTCTTTCTGCCCCATCCGCACCCCTTCCGCGCACCGCGCGACCGGTTCCCGCGTGAGCCAGCCCACACCTGTCGTATCGTGGGGTCGATTCGCGGCAGCGTGCTGCACGCGGCGCGACGCACGCGACAGAACGGCAGGACAGTGGGCAGGGAACGGGCAGGAGGCGGCCGGTGACCGTCGACGACGCGAACAACGGCGGCGGGACGGAACCGGCCGGACCACCGGCCTACCCCACGCCCCACCATGTCGTCGACCACACGGCCGAGCCGACCGACGACCCCCTCGCCATCC contains the following coding sequences:
- a CDS encoding hypothetical protein (identified by MetaGeneAnnotator; putative;~predicted protein [Streptomyces ghanaensis ATCC14672]) — encoded protein: MLWSDPENEPPKELRDMVATLRRAGVLLAVTIVVAMFVVAAR
- a CDS encoding ligase (Biotin protein ligase C terminal domain; pfam02237;~Biotin-(acetyl-CoA carboxylase) ligase [Coenzyme metabolism]; COG0340;~Biotin/lipoate A/B protein ligase family; pfam03099;~identified by MetaGeneAnnotator; putative;~ligase [Streptomyces cattleya NRRL 8057 = DSM46488]), whose amino-acid sequence is MTTSHDSAGRWSDLDRPPLNATALRRALVLPDGGLWTSLDVVESTGSTNSDLVARAGELPEGAVLVAEAQTSARGRLDRGWTAPPRSGLFVSVLLKPEVPMHRWGWLPLLTGVAVATGLGRAAGVDLSLKWPNDVLVRVDGEERKTGGILAEGAGGHGVVVGLGLNVSLRADELPVPTAGSLLLGNAVSTDRDTLLRSVLRSLERWYETWQRSDGDPAASGLQRAYAEKCATLGRRVRVELPGERTLEGDAVAVDGDGRIVVETEGGGTEAVAAGDIVHLRAVG
- a CDS encoding hypothetical protein (identified by MetaGeneAnnotator; putative;~predicted protein [Streptomyces roseosporus NRRL15998]), which codes for MIKVVRGNPTPEELAAALAVVQARAAATAAAAAADGGPKGPEGWSDPARIAQGVRHRPGPRAWARSYWPA
- a CDS encoding acetyl/propionyl-CoA carboxylase, carboxyltransferase subunit (Acetyl co-enzyme A carboxylase carboxyltransferase alpha subunit; cl15772;~acetyl/propionyl-CoA carboxylase, carboxyltransferase subunit [Amycolatopsis mediterranei U32];~identified by MetaGeneAnnotator; putative;~methylmalonyl-CoA decarboxylase alpha subunit; TIGR01117), which produces MSEPAEHHEIDIHTTAGKIADLQRRTGEATHAGSARAVEKQHAKGKLTARERIALLLDEGSFVELDELARHRSTNFGLEKNQPYGDGVVTGYGTVDGRPVAVFSQDFTVFGGALGEVFGQKIIKVMDFALKTGCPVIGINDSGGARIQEGVSALGMYGEIFRRNTHASGVIPQISLVVGPCAGGAVYSPAITDFTVMVDQTSHMFITGPDVIKTVTGEDVGFEELGGARTHNTTSGVAHHMAGDEKDAVEYVKSLLSYLPSNNLSEPPAFPETAPTEATDEDRELDTLIPDSANQPYDMHTVIEHVLDDGEFLETQALFAPNILTGFGRVEGFPVGVVANQPMQFAGCLDIDASEKAARFVRTCDAFNIPVLTFVDVPGFLPGVDQEYGGIIRRGAKLIYAYAEATVPLITVITRKAFGGAYDVMGSKHLGADLNLAWPTAQIAVMGAQGAVNILHRRTLAEAEANGEDVEAVRTRLIQEYEDALLNPYVAAERGYIDGVILPSDTRVQIVKGLRQLRTKRESLPPKKHGNIPL